In Macadamia integrifolia cultivar HAES 741 chromosome 12, SCU_Mint_v3, whole genome shotgun sequence, the following are encoded in one genomic region:
- the LOC122094800 gene encoding uncharacterized protein LOC122094800, which translates to MAAKQDKKSLDMLVTDFFVNNNISFNVIQTNSFIEMLRGACAYGTSYVVPSYSNLRTSLILGKKAEIMQYVSSIKATWDITGCTIMSDSWTDIKKRSWVNVIAYSPGGAVFLKCIECGINRLTSTFLFNEISDVIEKVGPKNVVQFISDNGSNFCSCGDMLSGKWRHIYKTNCAAHGINLLLKDIHKKVKWVREVIEDGKLVVDYIHRHTGIVALMRKFTNNRDIKQPCKTRDILGGAKEVVAFMEPLIRILRLVDSDGSTAGYLYEATERAKETLRKFVEKDGGKYLAIMDLFQFRLEKNIIHHVHLFGALLNPSIMFGGRLDIDGTKFMNAQDFIMDIMVPLEDREQFMQEVIDYRMKSPLIWWQFVGSAFPVLQNIACRILSQSCSSSPCERNWSAWDAAQTKKRNRLAPEMLEDLVYIRMNSMMRENYESQLHKDSRPIDLDNLGELPIVDFELEMERLEQTYEEPEPSDTGADGGSTSCSLMSPH; encoded by the exons ATGGCTGCTAAGCAAGACAAGAAATCATTGGACATGTTGGTAActgatttttttgtcaataataACATTTCCTTCAATGTTATTCAGACAAATTCTTTTATTGAGATGCTAAGGGGTGCATGTGCTTATGGTACAAGTTATGTTGTACCTAGTTATAGCAATCTTCGGACCAGTTTGATTCTTGGAAAAAAAGCAGAAATCATGCAATATGTTAGCAGTATAAAGGCGACATGGGATATCACAGGTTGCACAATTATGTCTGATTCTTGGACTGACATAAAGAAGAGGTCATGGGTTAATGTGATTGCTTACTCTCCTGGGGGTGCTGTGTTTTTGAAATGTATTGAGTGCGGTATAAATAGATTAACTTCCACAtttcttttcaatgaaatttctgatgtcATTGAAAAAGTTGGACCAAAGAATGTTGTGCAATTTATTTCAGATAATGGTTCTAACTTTTGTTCTTGTGGTGATATGTTGTCTGGAAAATGGCgtcatatatataaaacaaattGTGCTGCTCATGGGATTAATCTGCTTTTGAAAGATATTCACAAAAAAGTTAAATGGGTGAGGGAAGTTATAGAAGATGGAAAACTTGTAGTGGATTATATTCACAGGCACACAGGTATTGTAGCATTGATGAGAAAATTCACCAACAATAGAGATATCAAGCAGCCTTGCAAGACAAG AGACATTTTGGGAGGGGCAAAGGAAGTTGTTGCTTTCATGGAGCCACTTATTCGTATTCTTCGCCTTGTTGATTCAGATGGTTCTACTGCAGGTTACTTATATGAAGCAACAGAAAGGGCAAAAGAAACATTGAGAAAATTTGTGGAGAAGGATGGAGGGAAGTATTTAGCCATAAtggatttgtttcaatttaggtTAGAGAAGAACATTATTCATCATGTTCATCTCTTTGGTGCACTTTTGAATCCTTCTATTATGTTTGGTGGTCGACTTGATATTGATGGAACTAAATTTATGAATGCACAAGATTTTATAATGGACATCATGGTTCCTTTAGAAGATCGTGAGCAATTCATGCAAGAAGTCATTGATTATCGCATGAAAAGTCCATT GATTTGGTGGCAATTTGTTGGTAGTGCATTTCCTGTGCTTCAAAATATTGCTTGTAGAATCTTGAGTCAGTCTTGTAGTTCCTCTCCTTGTGAGCGTAATTGGAGTGCTTGGGATGCagcacaaacaaagaaaagaaatagattagCCCCAGAGATGCTAGAGGATTTGGTGTACATCAGGATGAACTCTATGATGAGGGAGAACTATGAAAGCCAACTACATAAAGATTCAAGGCCTATTGATTTAGATAATCTTGGTGAATTACCTATAGTAGACTTTGAGCTTGAAATGGAGAGGCTTGAGCAGACGTACGAGGAACCTGAACCATCTGACACTGGAGCTGATGGAGGATCTACTTCATGTAGTTTAATGTCTCctcattga